A portion of the Sus scrofa isolate TJ Tabasco breed Duroc chromosome 5, Sscrofa11.1, whole genome shotgun sequence genome contains these proteins:
- the CHD4 gene encoding chromodomain-helicase-DNA-binding protein 4 isoform X1, which translates to MASGLGSPSPCSAGSEEEDMDALLNNSLPPPHPENEEDPEEDLSEAETPKLKKKKKPKKPRDPKIPKSKRQKKERVLLCRQLGDSSGEGPEFVEEEEEVALRSDSEGSDYTPGKKKKKKLGPKKEKKSKSKRKEEEEEDDDDDDSKEPKSSAQLLEDWGMEDIDHVFSEEDYRTLTNYKAFSQFVRPLIAAKNPKIAVSKMMMVLGAKWREFSTNNPFKGSSGASVAAAAAAAVAVVESMVTATEVAPPPPPVEVPIRKAKTKEGKGPNARRKPKGSPRVPDAKKPKPKKVAPLKIKLGGFGSKRKRSSSEDDDLDVESDFDDASINSYSVSDGSTSRSSRSRKKLRTTKKKKKGEEEVTAVDGYETDHQDYCEVCQQGGEIILCDTCPRAYHMVCLDPDMEKAPEGKWSCPHCEKEGIQWEAKEDNSEGEEILEEVGGDPEEEDDHHMEFCRVCKDGGELLCCDTCPSSYHIHCLNPPLPEIPNGEWLCPRCTCPALKGKVQKILIWKWGQPPSPTPVPRPPDADPNTPSPKPLEGRPERQFFVKWQGMSYWHCSWVSELQLELHCQVMFRNYQRKNDMDEPPSGDFGGDEEKSRKRKNKDPKFAEMEERFYRYGIKPEWMMIHRILNHSVDKKGHVHYLIKWRDLPYDQASWESEDVEIQDYDLFKQSYWNHRELMRGEEGRPGKKLKKVKLRKLERPPETPTVDPTVKYERQPEYLDATGGTLHPYQMEGLNWLRFSWAQGTDTILADEMGLGKTVQTAVFLYSLYKEGHSKGPFLVSAPLSTIINWEREFEMWAPDMYVVTYVGDKDSRAIIRENEFSFEDNAIRGGKKASRMKKEASVKFHVLLTSYELITIDMAILGSIDWACLIVDEAHRLKNNQSKFFRVLNGYSLQHKLLLTGTPLQNNLEELFHLLNFLTPERFHNLEGFLEEFADIAKEDQIKKLHDMLGPHMLRRLKADVFKNMPSKTELIVRVELSPMQKKYYKYILTRNFEALNARGGGNQVSLLNVVMDLKKCCNHPYLFPVAAMEAPKMPNGMYDGSALIRASGKLLLLQKMLKNLKEGGHRVLIFSQMTKMLDLLEDFLEHEGYKYERIDGGITGNMRQEAIDRFNAPGAQQFCFLLSTRAGGLGINLATADTVIIYDSDWNPHNDIQAFSRAHRIGQNKKVMIYRFVTRASVEERITQVAKKKMMLTHLVVRPGLGSKTGSMSKQELDDILKFGTEELFKDEATDGGGDNKEGEDSSVIHYDDKAIERLLDRNQDETEDTELQGMNEYLSSFKVAQYVVREEEMGEEEEVEREIIKQEESVDPDYWEKLLRHHYEQQQEDLARNLGKGKRIRKQVNYNDGSQEDRDWQDDQSDNQSDYSVASEEGDEDFDERSEAPRRPSRKGLRNDKDKPLPPLLARVGGNIEVLGFNARQRKAFLNAIMRYGMPPQDAFTTQWLVRDLRGKSEKEFKAYVSLFMRHLCEPGADGAETFADGVPREGLSRQHVLTRIGVMSLIRKKVQEFEHVNGRWSMPELAEVEENKKMSQPGSPSPKTPTPSTPGDTQPNTPAPAPPAEDGIKIEENSLKEEESAEGEKEVKSAAPEATVECTQPPVPASEDEKVLIEPPEGEEKVEKAEVKERTEEPMETDPKGVADVEKAEEKAAGDLIPIVVEDKEEKKEEEEKKEVMLQNGETPKDLNDEKQKKNIKQRFMFNIADGGFTELHSLWQNEERAATVTKKTYEIWHRRHDYWLLAGIINHGYARWQDIQNDPRYAILNEPFKGEMNRGNFLEIKNKFLARRFKLLEQALVIEEQLRRAAYLNMSEDPSHPSMALNTRFAEVECLAESHQHLSKESMAGNKPANAVLHKVLKQLEELLSDMKADVTRLPATIARIPPVAVRLQMSERNILSRLANRAPEPTPQQVAQQQ; encoded by the exons ATGGCGTCGGGCCTGGGCTCCCCGTCCCCCTGCTCAGCGGGCAGTGAGGAGGAGGATATGGATGCACTTTTGAACAacagcctgcccccaccccacccag AAAACGAAGAGGACCCGGAAGAGGATTTGTCCGAAGCAGAGACTCCAAAgctcaagaagaagaaaaagcctaAGAAACCTCGGGACCCTAAAATTCCTAAGAGCAAGCGCCAAAAAAAGGAG CGTGTGCTCTTGTGCCGGCAGCTGGGGGACAGCTCTGGGGAGGGGCCGGAGTttgtggaggaggaagaagaggtggCTCTGCGCTCAGACAGTGAGGGCAGCGACTATACCCCcggcaagaaaaagaagaagaagcttggacctaagaaagaaaagaaaagcaaatccaagcggaaagaagaggaggaggaggacgacgaTGACGATGATTCAAAG GAGCCTAAATCATCTGCTCAGCTCTTGGAAGACTGGGGCATGGAAGACATTGACCACGTGTTCTCAGAGGAAGATTATCGCACCCTCACCAACTACAAGGCCTTCAGCCAGTTTGTCCG ACCCCTCATTGCTGCCAAAAACCCCAAGATCGCTGTCTCCAAGATGATGATGGTTTTGGGTGCGAAGTGGCGGGAGTTCAGCACCAACAACCCCTTCAAAGGCAGTTCTGGGGCTTCTgtggcagcggcagcagcagcagcagtggccgTGGTGGAGAGCATGGTGACGGCCACAGAGGTTGCACCACCTCCACCCCCCGTGGAGGTGCCTATCCGCAAGGCCAAGACCAAGGAGGGCAAAG GTCCCAATGCTCGGAGGAAGCCCAAGGGCAGTCCTCGTGTCCCTGATGCCAAGAAGCCTAAACCCAAGAAAGTGGCTCCCCTGAAAATCAAGCTGGGAGGTTTTGGTTCTAAGCGTAAGAGATCCTCG AGTGAGGATGAtgacttagatgtggaatctgaCTTCGACGATGCCAGTATCAATAGCTATTCTGTTTCGGATGGTTCTACCAGCCGTAGTAGCCGCAGCCGTAAGAAACTCCGaaccactaaaaagaaaaagaaag GCGAGGAGGAGGTGACTGCTGTGGATGGTTATGAGACAGACCACCAGGACTATTGCGAGGTGTGCCAGCAAGGCGGTGAGATCATCCTGTGTGATACCTGTCCCCGAGCTTACCACATGGTCTGCCTGGATCCGGACATGGAGAAGGCTCCTGAGGGCAAGTGGAGCTGCCCACACTGC GAGAAAGAAGGCATCCAGTGGGAGGCTAAAGAGGACAATTCGGAGGGTGAGGAGATCCTGGAAGAGGTTGGGGGAGACCCTGAAGAGGAGGATGACCACCACATGGAGTTCTGTCGCGTCTGCAAGGATGGTGGGGAGCTGCTGTGCTGTGATACCTGTCCTTCTTCCTACCACATCCACTGCCTGAACCCCCCTCTTCCGGAGATCCCCAACGGCGAATGGCTCTGTCCCCGCTGTACG tgTCCAGCTCTTAAAGGCAAAGTTCAGAAGATCCTAATCTGGAAGTGGGGTCAGCCACCATCTCCCACACCAGTGCCTCGGCCCCCAGATGCTGATCCCAATACTCCGTCCCCCAAGCCCTTGGAGGGGCGGCCAGAGCGGCAGTTCTTTGTGAAATGGCAAGGCATGTCTTATTGGCACTGCTCCTGGGTGTCTGAGCTGCAG TTGGAGCTGCACTGTCAGGTGATGTTCCGAAACTATCAGCGGAAGAATGATATGGATGAGCCACCCTCTGGGGACTTCGGTGGTGATGAAGAGAAGAGCCGAAAACGGAAGAACAAGGATCCTAAATTTGCAGAGATGGAGGAACGCTTCTATCGCTATGGGATAAAACCCGAGTGGATGATGATCCACCGAATCCTCAACCACAG TGTGGACAAGAAGGGCCATGTCCACTACTTGATCAAGTGGCGGGACTTGCCCTATGATCAGGCATCCTGGGAGAGTGAGGATGTAGAGATACAGGACTACGATCTGTTCAAGCAGAGCTACTGGAATCACAG GGAGTTGATGAGGGGTGAGGAAGGACGGCCAGGCAAGAAGCTCAAGAAGGTGAAGCTGAGGAAGTTGGAGAGGCCCCCAGAGACTCCAACAGTGGAT CCAACAGTGAAATACGAGCGACAGCCAGAGTACCTGGATGCTACAGGTGGAACCTTGCACCCCTATCAGATGGAGGGCTTGAACTGGTTGCGCTTCTCCTGGGCTCAGGGTACCGACACCATCTTGGCTGACGAGATGGGCCTTGGGAAGACAGTTCAGACAGCAGTCTTCCTCTACTCCCTCTACAAGGAG GGTCATTCCAAAGGCCCCTTCCTAGTGAGTGCCCCCCTTTCTACCATCATCAACTGGGAACGGGAGTTTGAAATGTGGGCTCCTGATATGTATGTGGTGACCTATGTGGGTGACAAGGACAGCCGTGCCATCATCCGAGAGAATGAGTTCTCCTTTGAGGATAATGCCATTCGTGGTGGCAAGAAGGCTTCGCGAATGAAG AAAGAGGCATCTGTgaagttccatgtgctgctgACATCCTATGAGTTGATCACCATTGATATGGCCATCTTGGGCTCTATCGACTGGGCCTGCCTCATTGTGGATGAAGCCCATCGGCTCAAGAACAATCAGTCTAAG TTCTTCCGGGTCTTAAATGGCTACTCGCTCCAGCACAAACTGTTGCTGACTGGGACCCCATTACAAAACAATCTGGAAGAGTTGTTTCACCTGCTCAATTTTCTCACCCCTGAGAGGTTCCA CAATttggaaggcttcttggaggagttTGCTGACATTGCCAAGGAGGACCAGATTAAAAAACTCCATGACATGCTGGGGCCTCATATGTTGCGGCGGCTCAAAGCGGATGTGTTCAAGAACATGCCATCCAAGACAGAGCTAATCGTGCGTGTGGAGCTGAGCCCTATGCAGAA GAAATACTACAAGTATATCCTCACTCGAAATTTTGAAGCGCTCAATGCTCGAGGTGGTGGCAACCAGGTCTCTCTGCTCAATGTGGTCATGGATCTTAAGAAGTGCTGCAACCACCCGTATCTCTTCCCCGTGGCTGCAATG GAAGCCCCTAAGATGCCTAATGGCATGTATGATGGCAGTGCCCTAATTAGAGCATCTGGGAAATTATTGCTGCTACAGAAGATGCTCAAGAACCTTAAGGAGGGTGGGCACCGTGTGCTCATCTTCTCCCAG ATGACCAAGATGCTGGATCTGCTGGAGGATTTCTTGGAACATGAAGGTTATAAATACGAACGTATTGATGGCGGAATCACTGGGAATATGCGTCAAGAGGCCATCGATCGCTTCAATG CACCGGGTGCTCAGCAGTTCTGTTTCTTGCTTTCCACTCGAGCTGGAGGCCTTGGAATCAATCTGGCCACTGCTGATACAGTTATCATCTATGACTCTGACTGGAATCCTCATAATGACATCCAG GCTTTTAGCAGAGCTCACCGTATTGGGCAAAATAAGAAGGTGATGATCTATCGGTTTGTGACTCGTGCATCAGTGGAGGAGCGCATCACCCAGGTGGCGAAGAAGAAGATGATGCTGACACATCTAGTTGTTCGGCCTGGGCTGGGCTCTAAGACTGGCTCCATGTCCAAACAGGAGCTTGATGACATCCTCAAGTTTGGTACCGAGGAATTATTCAAGGATGAAGCCACAGATGGAG GAGGAGACAACAAAGAGGGAGAAGACAGCAGTGTTATCCACTATGACGATAAGGCCATTGAACGACTGCTGGACCGGAACCAGGATGAGACAGAGGATACGGAATTGCAGGGCATGAACGAATATTTGAGCTCTTTCAAAGTGGCCCAGTATGTGGTGCGAGAGGAAGAAATGGGG gaggaagaggaggtagAACGGGAAATCATAAAACAGGAAGAAAGTGTGGATCCTGACTACTGGGAGAAATTGCTGCGGCACCATTATGAGCAGCAGCAAGAAGATTTGGCCCGAAATCTgggtaaaggaaaaagaatccgTAAACAGGTCAACTACAATGATGGCTCCCAGGAGGACCGAG atTGGCAGGACGACCAGTCCGACAACCAGTCCGATTATTCGGTGGCTTCAGAGGAAGGTGATGAAGACTTTGACGAACGTTCAGAAG CTCCCCGCAGGCCCAGTCGTAAGGGCCTGCGGAATGATAAAGATAAGCCATTGCCTCCTCTGTTGGCCCGTGTTGGTGGGAATATTGAA GTTCTTGGGTTTAACGCTCGTCAGCGAAAAGCCTTTCTTAATGCAATTATGCGGTATGGGATGCCACCTCAGGATGCTTTTACCACCCAGTGGCTTGTGAGAGATCTGCGAGGCAAGTCAGAGAAGGAGTTCAA GGCTTACGTCTCTCTCTTTATGCGGCATTTATGTGAGCCAGGAGCAGATGGGGCTGAGACCTTTGCTGATGGTGTGCCCCGAGAAGGCCTGTCTCGTCAGCATGTCCTTACCAGGATTGGTGTCATGTCCTTGATTCGCAAGAAG GTTCAGGAGTTTGAACATGTGAACGGGCGTTGGAGCATGCCTGAACTTGCGGAAGTAGAGGAAAACAAGAAGATGTCCCAGCCAGGGTCACCTTCCCCAAAGACTCCTACACCCTCCACTCCAGGGGACACACAACCCAATACTCCTGCACCTGCCCCACCTGCTG AGGATGGgataaaaatagaggaaaatagcCTCAAAGAAGAAGAGAGtgcagaaggagaaaaggaggttAAATCTGCAGCCCCTGAGGCCACTGTTGAG TGTACACAGCCCCCTGTCCCTGCCTCAGAGGATGAAAAGGTCCTCATTGAACCCccggagggagaggagaaagtggAAAAGGCAGAGGTgaaagagagaacagaggaaCCTATGGAGACAGATCCCAAAG GTGTTGCTGACGTGGAGAAGGCGGAGGAGAAGGCGGCAGGCGATCTGATTCCCATTGTGGTGGAGGACAAAG aagagaagaaagaagaagaagagaaaaaagaggtgATGCTTCAGAATGGAGAGACCCCAAAGGACCTGAATgatgaaaagcagaagaaaaatattaaacagcGTTTCATGTTCAACATTGCAGATGGTGGTTTTACTG AGTTGCATTCCCTTTGGCAGAATGAGGAGCGGGCAGCCACAGTCACCAAGAAGACCTATGAGATCTGGCATCGACGGCATGACTACTGGCTGCTGGCTGGCATCATAAA CCATGGCTATGCCCGGTGGCAGGACATCCAGAATGACCCACGCTATGCTATCCTCAATGAGCCTTTCAAAGGTGAAATGAACCGTGGCAATTTCTTAGAGATCAAGAATAAGTTTCTAGCCCGAAGGTTCAAG CTCTTAGAACAAGCCCTGGTGATTGAGGAACAGCTGCGTCGGGCAGCTTACCTGAACATGTCAGAGGACCCCTCCCACCCTTCCATGGCCCTGAACACCCGCTTTGCTGAGGTGGAGTGTTTGGCGGAGAGTCATCAGCACCTGTCCAAGGAGTCAATGGCAGGAAACAAGCCAGCCAATGCGGTCCTGCACAAAG TTCTGAAACAGCTAGAAGAACTGCTGAGTGACATGAAAGCCGATGTGACTCGACTCCCAGCTACTATTGCCCGAATTCCCCCAGTTGCTGTGAGGCTACAGATGTCCGAGCGTAACATTCTCAGCCGCCTGGCAAACCGGGCACCTGAACCGACTCCACAGCAG gtAGCCCAGCAGCAGTGA